Proteins encoded in a region of the Drosophila sechellia strain sech25 chromosome 2L, ASM438219v1, whole genome shotgun sequence genome:
- the LOC6611642 gene encoding vascular endothelial growth factor receptor 1 isoform X1 — protein sequence MAMLPPWILLPLLLILLISWSDAVPLQQFSPDPDDSIENCGGENGAPLMTPCKSAIILDAQTSTTLKCEGDEPMSWWTSQSQYVHVKSFNNTEDPARPFGTSVDLIEVTADYVAAYYCVKNSKFSQIAKEEQSDEVMIELVNQGYASSIYVYVNDPDTKLVDSHNVVTARQYTDVVIPCKPAMPDTEVLLETSNGEMHSSKSVGRYDPQRGFTIEIRSIVDGGDYYCRPNPPFPHNEEEMTSIEVRFIGNGHIDTTGLEIPRTQPTNMVYMYAPGVTDGDDEVLTVTNQSTGNVALIRGGDGTLSRERARRSPARLAPMNASPSPRPGQDGKPLPKPVIRSSVEHHVFTDTNFTLDCEQSAYFESVYGMEWFTPSRDENRIFASQSRTDPKTRNSTHQTGRSTLTVLNAQPSDTGLYKCVTTDNSNQNVQRATYRIKVLKQNERYLNVDEPSGHYNVQEYANRTIQMTANFEGFPTPSFSWFKPDGTEVRQSENNFKILSTELSTMLQVLNAQLQDSGTYVLRGSNSFGIVQREYNVSVMDAPALKMSDAYVQVGSVARLECTVRSYPPAIVTFFFHPCSLEPRWPTCFVQNQNFSLPSEQEKYQFQTRPRPGKLSVERIYEVSFLPTEPGILTCIAQNIIDGKERRSLTKAHVMLGNISENMTIYNFDKDHKIAKEDNVNFTCEALAYHFDGNLKWFINGEDLKESDLVRIETSHTKYSYKSTVHISTISDRDRGTYECRAYHNDNDAVYSSREIDLYVHDPSAPQWTNADQAGHSKIKRKLSQTLELECASTAVPVAVVRWFKDDKEVTETKLRHIIEKESKLLITHLYPGDEGVYKCVVENRLDRIERSFTVVISDLPGISMAWVWFGVILFLILIGLCLFLAVRYQKEHKRHLALKAAGLANFEEGAVGHINPDLTLDEQAELLPYNREFEFPRDNLKLGKQLGAGAFGVVLKGEAKGIRREEPTTTVAVKMVKATADNEVVRALVSELKIMVHLGQHLNVVNLLGAVTKNIAKRELMVIVEYCRFGNIQNFLLRNRKCFINQINPDTDHIDPSIMTQRMSDNYELNRDTNGGGLKYANVGFPIHSYINEPHNNNTQPPTHRRNSDNDPRSGTRAGRTGSGSATYSYDRQMDTCATVMTTVPEDDQIMSNNSVQPAWRSNYKTDSTEAMTVTTVDLISWAFQVARGMDYLSSKKVLHGDLAARNILLCEDNVVKICDFGLARSMYRGDNYKKSESGKLPIKWLALESLSDHVFSTYSDVWSYGIVLWEMFSLAKVPYPGIDPNQELFNKLNDGYRMEKPKFANQELYEIMLECWRKNPESRPLFAELEKRFANMLGEDVASHYLDLNNPYMQSNIEYMKKQSTDYLALMGSPDEMAPAAPRYVNGHIVPDIRIEELPDDYMEMSRDSDPDASTAIFSPKRLEGETSHFPDFSSETTFNFPGARQSPTLSNNLNSGSSKPLRKKNGMPTVDVADQAPEEIPMLHRRSTGSDGSPEQGRRFNQAIMQQYATPTPSPRHHVETKLNGQSSENYVNMKPPRKNIPGKTTTGGGGAGAGASTEAFSNPSYQPLSTVNEKEQRRY from the exons ATGGCGATGCTTCCGCCGTGGATTctgctgcccctgctcctGATTTTGCTGATCTCGTGGAGCGATGCTG TGCCTTTGCAGCAGTTCTCTCCGGATCCCGATGACAGCATCGAGAACTGCGGCGGCGAGAATGGAGCTCCCCTGATGACGCCCTGCAAGAGCGCCATAATCCTGGATGCCCAGACGAGCACCACGCTAAAGTGCGAGGGCGACGAGCCGATGAGCTGGTGGACCAGTCAATCGCAGTATGTGCATGTCAAGTCCTTCAATAATACGGAGGATCCGGCTCGACCATTCGGCACCAGCGTGGATCTCATCGAGGTGACGGCTGACTATGTGGCAGCCTACTATTGCGTGAAGAATTCGAAGTTCAGTCAGATCGCCAAGGAGGAGCAGTCGGATGAGGTGATGATCGAACTGGTTAATCAGGGATACGCCAGCTCCATCTACGTGTACGTGAACGATCCGGACACTAAGCTGGTCGATAGTCACAATGTGGTGACGGCACGCCAGTACACCGACGTAGTGATACCCTGCAAACCAGCCATGCCGGACACAGAGGTGCTGCTGGAGACCAGTAATGGAGAA ATGCATtccagcaaatctgtcggtCGATACGATCCGCAACGGGGATTCACCATCGAAATCCGCAGCATCGTGGATGGCGGAGACTACTACTGCCGCCCCAATCCGCCATTCCCGCATAACGAAGAGGAGATGACCAGCATAGAAGTGCGCTTTATTGGTAACGGTCACATTGATA CAACCGGATTGGAAATCCCCCGTACCCAACCGACTAACATGGTGTACATGTATGCACCAGGTGTCACCGATGGCGATGACGAGGTCCTCACTGTTACTAACCAATCGACGGGTAATGTGGCACTAATCCGTGGTGGTGATGGAACTTTATCCAGGGAGCGGGCACGGCGAAGTCCAGCCCGCCTGGCTCCGATGAATGCGTCGCCCTCACCCAGACCAGGGC AAGACGGCAAACCGCTGCCAAAGCCCGTGATCAGGTCCTCCGTGGAGCATCACGTCTTCACGGACACCAACTTCACCCTGGATTGCGAGCAGTCCGCCTACTTTGAATCCGTATACGGAATGGAATGGTTCACTCCGTCCCGGGATGAG AATCGCATCTTTGCCTCCCAATCGAGAACCGATCCCAAGACCAGGAACAGCACCCACCAGACGGGCAGGAGCACCTTGACAGTGCTGAATGCACAACCCTCGGACACTGGTCTATACAAGTGTGTGACCACAGACAATTCCAACCAGAACGTACAACGGGCCACCTACAGGATCAAGGTCCTAA AGCAAAACGAACGTTACCTGAACGTGGACGAACCATCGGGTCATTACAACGTGCAGGAATATGCGAATCGCACGATCCAGATGACCGCCAACTTTGAGGGATTTCCGACGCCCTCCTTCAGCTGGTTCAAGCCCGATGGCACCGAGGTGCGGCAGTCGGAGAATAACTTCAAGATTCTCTCCACGGAATTGAGCACAATGCTCCAGGTGCTGAACGCCCAATTGCAGGACAGCGGAACGTATGTCCTCCGTGGATCCAATTCCTTCGGCATCGTTCAGCGGGAGTACAATGTCAGTGTGATGGACGCTCCGGCGCTAAAGATGTCCGACGCATATGTCCAGGTGGGATCCGTGGCGCGACTGGAGTGCACCGTACGCTCCTATCCGCCGGCTATCGTCACCTTCTTTTTCCACCCCTGCAGCCTGGAACCACGGTGGCCCACTTGCTTCGTGCAAAATCAGAACTTTAGC TTGCCGAGTGAACAGGAGAAATACCAG TTCCAGACCCGACCGAGACCCGGAAAGCTGAGTGTGGAACGCATATACGAGGTATCGTTCCTGCCCACGGAACCGGGAATCCTCACGTGCATTGCCCAAAATATCATTGATGGAAAGGAGCGAAGGTCCCTGACGAAGGCGCACGTTATGCTGGGCAACATTTCCGAGAACATGACCATATATAACTTCGATAAGGATCACAAAATCGCCAAGGAGGACAATGTGAACTTCACCTGTGAGGCGCTGGCCTATCACTTCGATGGAAACCTTAAATGGTTCATCAATGGAGAGGATTTGAAGGAGTCAGATT TGGTTCGCATTGAGACCAGCCATACCAAGTACTCGTACAAGAGCACTGTACACATCTCCACGATATCCGACAGGGATCGTGGAACCTACGAGTGCCGGGCCTAccacaacgacaacgacgcCGTTTACAGCAGCCGTGAGATAGACTTGTACGTCCACGATCCCTCAGCTCCTCAGTGGACAAACGCCGACCAGGCGGGACACTCGAAAATAAAGCGCAAACTTAGCCAAACGCTGGAGCTGGAGTGTGCCTCCACAGCGGTTCCCGTGGCCGTTGTGCGATGGTTTAAGGACGACAAGGAGGTGACCGAAACAAAACTCAGGCACATCATTGAAAAGGAGTCCAAGCTGCTGATCACTCACCTCTATCCCGGAGATGAAGGCGTCTACAAGTGTGTGGTCGAGAACCGCTTGGACAGAATCGAACGCTCCTTCACGGTGGTGATATCAG ATCTGCCCGGCATTAGCATGGCCTGGGTGTGGTTCGGTGTTATACTATTCCTCATCCTGATCGGTCTGTGCCTCTTCCTGGCCGTGCGCTACCAGAAGGAGCACAAGCGGCATCTGGCCCTTAAGGCAGCCGGATTGGCCAACTTCGAGGAGGGCGCCGTGGGACACATTAATCCCGATCTGACCCTGGACGAGCAGGCGGAACTGCTGCCGTACAATCGGGAATTCGAGTTCCCGCGGGATAACCTGAAGCTGGGCAAGCAACTGGGAGCCGGAGCATTTGGCGTGGTGCTCAAGGGCGAGGCCAAGGGCATCCGGCGAGAGGAGCCCACCACAACGGTGGCCGTCAAAATGGTCAAGGCGACGGCTGACAACGAGGTGGTGAGGGCACTGGTCTCCGAGCTCAAAATCATGGTGCATCTGGGACAGCACTTGAATGTGGTCAATCTCCTGGGTGCAGTTACAAAAAATATTGCCAAGC GCGAACTCATGGTCATTGTGGAATACTGTCGCTTTGGCAACATTCAGAACTTCCTTCTGAGGAACAGGAAGTGCTTTATCAATCAAATCAATCCAGATACCGATCACATTGACCCCAGCATCATGACCCAGCGCATGTCCGACAACTACGAACTGAACCG CGATACGAATGGTGGTGGCTTGAAGTACGCCAATGTCGGTTTCCCGATCCACTCTTACATTAATGAGCCGCACAACAATAACACGCAACCGCCAACTCATCGCAGAAACTCGGACAATGATCCCCGATCGGGCACCCGAGCCGGACGAACCGGATCCGGATCAGCCACCTACAGCTACGACCGTCAGATGGATACCTGTGCCACCGTTATGACCACCGTCCCAGAAG ACGATCAAATAATGTCCAATAACTCCGTACAACCCGCCTGGCGTTCCAATTACAAAACCGACTCCACGGAGGCGATGACAGTGACCACTGTGGACTTGATCAGTTGGGCATTCCAAGTGGCAAGGGGCATGGATTACTTGTCCTCCAAGAAGGTGTTGCACGGCGATCTGGCCGCCAGAAATATTCTCCTCTGCGAGGACAATGTGGTAAAGATTTGTGACTTTGGTCTGGCGCGATCCATGTATCGAGGGGATAACTACAAGAAGTCAG AGAGTGGAAAGCTGCCCATCAAGTGGCTGGCGCTGGAATCGCTGAGCGATCATGTGTTCAGCACATACAGCGATGTCTGGTCCTACGGAATTGTTCTATGGGAGATGTTCTCGCTGGCCAAGGTGCCGTATCCGGGCATCGATCCCAACCAGGAGCTTTTTAACAAACTGAACGACGGCTACCGCATGGAGAAGCCGAAATTTGCCAACCAGGAGCTCTACGAGATTATGCTAGAGTGCTGGCGAAAGAA TCCCGAAAGCAGACCTTTGTTTGCTGAGCTGGAGAAGCGATTTGCAAACATGCTGGGCGAGGATGTAGCCAGC CACTACTTGGACCTGAACAATCCGTACATGCAGAGCAACATTGAGTACATGAAGAAGCAGTCCACGGATTACCTGGCACTGATGGGCTCGCCCGACGAGATGGCGCCTGCAGCTCCGCGCTACGTGAACGGGCACATAGTTCCCGATATAC GCATCGAGGAGCTGCCGGATGACTACATGGAGATGAGCCGGGACTCTGATCCCGATGCCAGCACCGCAATATTCTCACCCAAACGCCTCGAGGGCGAGACCTCACACTTTCCGGATTTCTCTAGCGAAACCACTTTCAATTTCCCAGGGGCGCGACAGTCGCCTACGCTGAGTAACAATCTCAACAGCGGATCGAGTAAGCCGCTCCGCAAGAAGAACGGCATGCCAACTGTGGATGTGGCGGATCAGGCGCCGGAGGAGATACCTATGCTGCACCGCCGCTCCACCGGATCGGATGGGAGTCCGGAGCAGGGAAGGCGCTTCAATCAGGCCATCATGCAGCAgtatgccacgcccacaccgtCCCCTCGCCATCATGTGGAAACCAAACTCAATGGGCAGTCCTCCGAAAACTATGTGAATATGAAGCCACCCAGGAAGAATATACCAGGCAAAACCACAACAGGTGGCGGGGGCGCTGGTGCTGGAGCCTCCACGGAGGCCTTCTCGAATCCCAGCTATCAGCCACTGTCCACCGTCAACGAGAAGGAGCAACGAAGGTATTAG
- the LOC6611642 gene encoding vascular endothelial growth factor receptor 1 isoform X5 — translation MAMLPPWILLPLLLILLISWSDAVPLQQFSPDPDDSIENCGGENGAPLMTPCKSAIILDAQTSTTLKCEGDEPMSWWTSQSQYVHVKSFNNTEDPARPFGTSVDLIEVTADYVAAYYCVKNSKFSQIAKEEQSDEVMIELVNQGYASSIYVYVNDPDTKLVDSHNVVTARQYTDVVIPCKPAMPDTEVLLETSNGEMHSSKSVGRYDPQRGFTIEIRSIVDGGDYYCRPNPPFPHNEEEMTSIEVRFIGNGHIDTTGLEIPRTQPTNMVYMYAPGVTDGDDEVLTVTNQSTGNVALIRGGDGTLSRERARRSPARLAPMNASPSPRPGQDGKPLPKPVIRSSVEHHVFTDTNFTLDCEQSAYFESVYGMEWFTPSRDENRIFASQSRTDPKTRNSTHQTGRSTLTVLNAQPSDTGLYKCVTTDNSNQNVQRATYRIKVLKQNERYLNVDEPSGHYNVQEYANRTIQMTANFEGFPTPSFSWFKPDGTEVRQSENNFKILSTELSTMLQVLNAQLQDSGTYVLRGSNSFGIVQREYNVSVMDAPALKMSDAYVQVGSVARLECTVRSYPPAIVTFFFHPCSLEPRWPTCFVQNQNFSLPSEQEKYQFQTRPRPGKLSVERIYEVSFLPTEPGILTCIAQNIIDGKERRSLTKAHVMLGNISENMTIYNFDKDHKIAKEDNVNFTCEALAYHFDGNLKWFINGEDLKESDLVRIETSHTKYSYKSTVHISTISDRDRGTYECRAYHNDNDAVYSSREIDLYVHDPSAPQWTNADQAGHSKIKRKLSQTLELECASTAVPVAVVRWFKDDKEVTETKLRHIIEKESKLLITHLYPGDEGVYKCVVENRLDRIERSFTVVISDLPGISMAWVWFGVILFLILIGLCLFLAVRYQKEHKRHLALKAAGLANFEEGAVGHINPDLTLDEQAELLPYNREFEFPRDNLKLGKQLGAGAFGVVLKGEAKGIRREEPTTTVAVKMVKATADNEVVRALVSELKIMVHLGQHLNVVNLLGAVTKNIAKRELMVIVEYCRFGNIQNFLLRNRKCFINQINPDTDHIDPSIMTQRMSDNYELNRNSDNDPRSGTRAGRTGSGSATYSYDRQMDTCATVMTTVPEDDQIMSNNSVQPAWRSNYKTDSTEAMTVTTVDLISWAFQVARGMDYLSSKKVLHGDLAARNILLCEDNVVKICDFGLARSMYRGDNYKKSESGKLPIKWLALESLSDHVFSTYSDVWSYGIVLWEMFSLAKVPYPGIDPNQELFNKLNDGYRMEKPKFANQELYEIMLECWRKNPESRPLFAELEKRFANMLGEDVASHYLDLNNPYMQSNIEYMKKQSTDYLALMGSPDEMAPAAPRYVNGHIVPDIRIEELPDDYMEMSRDSDPDASTAIFSPKRLEGETSHFPDFSSETTFNFPGARQSPTLSNNLNSGSSKPLRKKNGMPTVDVADQAPEEIPMLHRRSTGSDGSPEQGRRFNQAIMQQYATPTPSPRHHVETKLNGQSSENYVNMKPPRKNIPGKTTTGGGGAGAGASTEAFSNPSYQPLSTVNEKEQRRY, via the exons ATGGCGATGCTTCCGCCGTGGATTctgctgcccctgctcctGATTTTGCTGATCTCGTGGAGCGATGCTG TGCCTTTGCAGCAGTTCTCTCCGGATCCCGATGACAGCATCGAGAACTGCGGCGGCGAGAATGGAGCTCCCCTGATGACGCCCTGCAAGAGCGCCATAATCCTGGATGCCCAGACGAGCACCACGCTAAAGTGCGAGGGCGACGAGCCGATGAGCTGGTGGACCAGTCAATCGCAGTATGTGCATGTCAAGTCCTTCAATAATACGGAGGATCCGGCTCGACCATTCGGCACCAGCGTGGATCTCATCGAGGTGACGGCTGACTATGTGGCAGCCTACTATTGCGTGAAGAATTCGAAGTTCAGTCAGATCGCCAAGGAGGAGCAGTCGGATGAGGTGATGATCGAACTGGTTAATCAGGGATACGCCAGCTCCATCTACGTGTACGTGAACGATCCGGACACTAAGCTGGTCGATAGTCACAATGTGGTGACGGCACGCCAGTACACCGACGTAGTGATACCCTGCAAACCAGCCATGCCGGACACAGAGGTGCTGCTGGAGACCAGTAATGGAGAA ATGCATtccagcaaatctgtcggtCGATACGATCCGCAACGGGGATTCACCATCGAAATCCGCAGCATCGTGGATGGCGGAGACTACTACTGCCGCCCCAATCCGCCATTCCCGCATAACGAAGAGGAGATGACCAGCATAGAAGTGCGCTTTATTGGTAACGGTCACATTGATA CAACCGGATTGGAAATCCCCCGTACCCAACCGACTAACATGGTGTACATGTATGCACCAGGTGTCACCGATGGCGATGACGAGGTCCTCACTGTTACTAACCAATCGACGGGTAATGTGGCACTAATCCGTGGTGGTGATGGAACTTTATCCAGGGAGCGGGCACGGCGAAGTCCAGCCCGCCTGGCTCCGATGAATGCGTCGCCCTCACCCAGACCAGGGC AAGACGGCAAACCGCTGCCAAAGCCCGTGATCAGGTCCTCCGTGGAGCATCACGTCTTCACGGACACCAACTTCACCCTGGATTGCGAGCAGTCCGCCTACTTTGAATCCGTATACGGAATGGAATGGTTCACTCCGTCCCGGGATGAG AATCGCATCTTTGCCTCCCAATCGAGAACCGATCCCAAGACCAGGAACAGCACCCACCAGACGGGCAGGAGCACCTTGACAGTGCTGAATGCACAACCCTCGGACACTGGTCTATACAAGTGTGTGACCACAGACAATTCCAACCAGAACGTACAACGGGCCACCTACAGGATCAAGGTCCTAA AGCAAAACGAACGTTACCTGAACGTGGACGAACCATCGGGTCATTACAACGTGCAGGAATATGCGAATCGCACGATCCAGATGACCGCCAACTTTGAGGGATTTCCGACGCCCTCCTTCAGCTGGTTCAAGCCCGATGGCACCGAGGTGCGGCAGTCGGAGAATAACTTCAAGATTCTCTCCACGGAATTGAGCACAATGCTCCAGGTGCTGAACGCCCAATTGCAGGACAGCGGAACGTATGTCCTCCGTGGATCCAATTCCTTCGGCATCGTTCAGCGGGAGTACAATGTCAGTGTGATGGACGCTCCGGCGCTAAAGATGTCCGACGCATATGTCCAGGTGGGATCCGTGGCGCGACTGGAGTGCACCGTACGCTCCTATCCGCCGGCTATCGTCACCTTCTTTTTCCACCCCTGCAGCCTGGAACCACGGTGGCCCACTTGCTTCGTGCAAAATCAGAACTTTAGC TTGCCGAGTGAACAGGAGAAATACCAG TTCCAGACCCGACCGAGACCCGGAAAGCTGAGTGTGGAACGCATATACGAGGTATCGTTCCTGCCCACGGAACCGGGAATCCTCACGTGCATTGCCCAAAATATCATTGATGGAAAGGAGCGAAGGTCCCTGACGAAGGCGCACGTTATGCTGGGCAACATTTCCGAGAACATGACCATATATAACTTCGATAAGGATCACAAAATCGCCAAGGAGGACAATGTGAACTTCACCTGTGAGGCGCTGGCCTATCACTTCGATGGAAACCTTAAATGGTTCATCAATGGAGAGGATTTGAAGGAGTCAGATT TGGTTCGCATTGAGACCAGCCATACCAAGTACTCGTACAAGAGCACTGTACACATCTCCACGATATCCGACAGGGATCGTGGAACCTACGAGTGCCGGGCCTAccacaacgacaacgacgcCGTTTACAGCAGCCGTGAGATAGACTTGTACGTCCACGATCCCTCAGCTCCTCAGTGGACAAACGCCGACCAGGCGGGACACTCGAAAATAAAGCGCAAACTTAGCCAAACGCTGGAGCTGGAGTGTGCCTCCACAGCGGTTCCCGTGGCCGTTGTGCGATGGTTTAAGGACGACAAGGAGGTGACCGAAACAAAACTCAGGCACATCATTGAAAAGGAGTCCAAGCTGCTGATCACTCACCTCTATCCCGGAGATGAAGGCGTCTACAAGTGTGTGGTCGAGAACCGCTTGGACAGAATCGAACGCTCCTTCACGGTGGTGATATCAG ATCTGCCCGGCATTAGCATGGCCTGGGTGTGGTTCGGTGTTATACTATTCCTCATCCTGATCGGTCTGTGCCTCTTCCTGGCCGTGCGCTACCAGAAGGAGCACAAGCGGCATCTGGCCCTTAAGGCAGCCGGATTGGCCAACTTCGAGGAGGGCGCCGTGGGACACATTAATCCCGATCTGACCCTGGACGAGCAGGCGGAACTGCTGCCGTACAATCGGGAATTCGAGTTCCCGCGGGATAACCTGAAGCTGGGCAAGCAACTGGGAGCCGGAGCATTTGGCGTGGTGCTCAAGGGCGAGGCCAAGGGCATCCGGCGAGAGGAGCCCACCACAACGGTGGCCGTCAAAATGGTCAAGGCGACGGCTGACAACGAGGTGGTGAGGGCACTGGTCTCCGAGCTCAAAATCATGGTGCATCTGGGACAGCACTTGAATGTGGTCAATCTCCTGGGTGCAGTTACAAAAAATATTGCCAAGC GCGAACTCATGGTCATTGTGGAATACTGTCGCTTTGGCAACATTCAGAACTTCCTTCTGAGGAACAGGAAGTGCTTTATCAATCAAATCAATCCAGATACCGATCACATTGACCCCAGCATCATGACCCAGCGCATGTCCGACAACTACGAACTGAACCG AAACTCGGACAATGATCCCCGATCGGGCACCCGAGCCGGACGAACCGGATCCGGATCAGCCACCTACAGCTACGACCGTCAGATGGATACCTGTGCCACCGTTATGACCACCGTCCCAGAAG ACGATCAAATAATGTCCAATAACTCCGTACAACCCGCCTGGCGTTCCAATTACAAAACCGACTCCACGGAGGCGATGACAGTGACCACTGTGGACTTGATCAGTTGGGCATTCCAAGTGGCAAGGGGCATGGATTACTTGTCCTCCAAGAAGGTGTTGCACGGCGATCTGGCCGCCAGAAATATTCTCCTCTGCGAGGACAATGTGGTAAAGATTTGTGACTTTGGTCTGGCGCGATCCATGTATCGAGGGGATAACTACAAGAAGTCAG AGAGTGGAAAGCTGCCCATCAAGTGGCTGGCGCTGGAATCGCTGAGCGATCATGTGTTCAGCACATACAGCGATGTCTGGTCCTACGGAATTGTTCTATGGGAGATGTTCTCGCTGGCCAAGGTGCCGTATCCGGGCATCGATCCCAACCAGGAGCTTTTTAACAAACTGAACGACGGCTACCGCATGGAGAAGCCGAAATTTGCCAACCAGGAGCTCTACGAGATTATGCTAGAGTGCTGGCGAAAGAA TCCCGAAAGCAGACCTTTGTTTGCTGAGCTGGAGAAGCGATTTGCAAACATGCTGGGCGAGGATGTAGCCAGC CACTACTTGGACCTGAACAATCCGTACATGCAGAGCAACATTGAGTACATGAAGAAGCAGTCCACGGATTACCTGGCACTGATGGGCTCGCCCGACGAGATGGCGCCTGCAGCTCCGCGCTACGTGAACGGGCACATAGTTCCCGATATAC GCATCGAGGAGCTGCCGGATGACTACATGGAGATGAGCCGGGACTCTGATCCCGATGCCAGCACCGCAATATTCTCACCCAAACGCCTCGAGGGCGAGACCTCACACTTTCCGGATTTCTCTAGCGAAACCACTTTCAATTTCCCAGGGGCGCGACAGTCGCCTACGCTGAGTAACAATCTCAACAGCGGATCGAGTAAGCCGCTCCGCAAGAAGAACGGCATGCCAACTGTGGATGTGGCGGATCAGGCGCCGGAGGAGATACCTATGCTGCACCGCCGCTCCACCGGATCGGATGGGAGTCCGGAGCAGGGAAGGCGCTTCAATCAGGCCATCATGCAGCAgtatgccacgcccacaccgtCCCCTCGCCATCATGTGGAAACCAAACTCAATGGGCAGTCCTCCGAAAACTATGTGAATATGAAGCCACCCAGGAAGAATATACCAGGCAAAACCACAACAGGTGGCGGGGGCGCTGGTGCTGGAGCCTCCACGGAGGCCTTCTCGAATCCCAGCTATCAGCCACTGTCCACCGTCAACGAGAAGGAGCAACGAAGGTATTAG